The Neovison vison isolate M4711 chromosome 10, ASM_NN_V1, whole genome shotgun sequence genome has a segment encoding these proteins:
- the CASQ1 gene encoding calsequestrin-1, producing the protein MGASAGASAGPRLRPALLFLLMLGTPRLGVQGEDGLEFPQYDGVDRVVNVNAKNYKNVFKKYEVLALLYHEPPEDDKASQRQFEMEELILELAAQVLEDKGVGFGLVDSEKDAAVAKKLGLTEEDSIYVFKGDEVIEYDGELSADTLVEFLLDVLEDPVELIEGDRELQAFENIEDEIKLIGYFKNKDSEHYKAFEDAAEEFHPYIPFFATFDSKVAKKLTLKLNEIDFYEAFMEEPVTIPDKPNSKEEIVSFVEEHRRSTLRKLKPESMYETWEDDMDGIHIVAFAEEADPDGYEFLETLKSVAQDNTENPDLSIIWIDPDDFPLLVPYWEKTFDIDLSAPQIGVVNVTDADSVWMEMDDEEDLPSAEELEDWLEDVLEGEINTEDDDDDDDDDDD; encoded by the exons ATGGGGGCCAGTGCTGGGGCCAGTGCTGGGCCCAGGCTACGGCCTGCACTGCTGTTCCTGTTGATGCTAGGGACACCCAGAttgggggtgcagggggaggaCGGGCTGGAATTCCCTCAGTATGATGGCGTGGACCGTGTGGTCAATGTCAACGCGAAGAACTACAAGAACGTGTTCAAGAAGTATGAGGTGCTGGCGCTGCTCTACCATGAGCCCCCCGAGGATGACAAGGCCTCCCAAAGACAGTTCGAGATGGAAGAGCTGATCCTGGAg TTAGCGGCCCAAGTCCTCGAAGACAAGGGTGTTGGCTTTGGGCTGGTAGACTCGGAGAAGGATGCAGCTGTAGCCAAGAAGCTAG GACTCACGGAAGAGGACAGCATCTACGTGTTCAAGGGAGATGAGGTCATCGAGTATGACGGCGAGCTCTCCGCAGACACCCTGGTGGAGTTTCTCCTCGAT GTCCTAGAGGACCCCGTGGAGCTGATCGAGGGTGATCGCGAGCTGCAGGCGTTTGAGAACATCGAGGACGAGATCAAACTCATTGGCTACTTCAAGAACAAAGATTCTGAGC ATTACAAGGCCTTTGAGGACGCGGCGGAAGAGTTTCACCCCTACATCCCTTTCTTCGCCACCTTCGACAGCAAG gtgGCAAAGAAGCTGACCTTGAAGCTCAATGAGATCGATTTCTATGAGGCCTTCATGGAAGAGCCTGTGACCATCCCAGACAAGCCCAACAGCAAAGAGGAGATTGTCAGCTTCGTGGAGGAGCACAGGAG GTCCACCCTGAGGAAGCTGAAGCCTGAGAGTATGTATGAGACGTGG GAGGACGACATGGACGGAATCCACATTGTGGCCTTTGCGGAGGAAGCCGATCCTG ATGGCTACGAGTTCTTGGAGACGCTCAAGTCTGTGGCCCAAGATAACACTGAAAACCCCGACCTCAGCATCATCTGGATCGACCCTGACGACTTCCCCCTG CTGGTGCCCTactgggagaagacatttgacATCGACCTGTCAGCACCACAGATAGGCGTGGTCAACGTCACCGAC GCGGACAGCGTGTGGATGGAGATGGACGACGAGGAGGACCTGCCGTCCGCGGAGGAGCTGGAGGACTGGCTGGAAGACGTGCTGGAGGGCGAGATCAACACGGAGGACGATGACGACGATGACGATGACGACGATGACTAG